One window of Methylococcus sp. EFPC2 genomic DNA carries:
- a CDS encoding hydrogenase small subunit, protein MTETFYDVLRRQGISRRSFMKFCSLTASTLGLGSAFVPRIASALETKPRTPVLWLHGLECTCCSESFIRSAHPLAKDVVLSMLSLDYDDTLMAAAGHQAEAIFDQIISKYKGNYILAVEGNPPLNEDGMFCIHGGKPFVEVLRRVAKDAKAVIAWGSCASWGCVQAAKPNPTQATPIHKVIVDKPIVKVPGCPPIAEVMTAVVTYMLTFDKIPELDRQGRPKMFYGQRIHDKCYRRPHFDAGQFVQDFDDEYARKGYCLYKVGCKGPTTYNACSTVRWNDGVSFPIQSGHGCIGCSEDGFWDKGSFYDRVTGIQQFGIESNADTVGGVVAGGIGASVAAHAAVSALKKAQNKPSDGANNREGN, encoded by the coding sequence ATGACCGAAACGTTCTACGACGTGCTCAGGCGGCAAGGCATCAGCCGCCGCAGCTTCATGAAATTCTGCAGCCTCACGGCTTCCACGCTGGGCCTGGGCTCGGCCTTCGTGCCCAGGATCGCATCGGCCCTGGAAACCAAGCCGCGTACCCCGGTGCTGTGGCTGCACGGGCTGGAATGCACCTGCTGTTCGGAATCCTTCATCCGCTCGGCGCACCCGCTGGCCAAGGACGTGGTGCTGTCCATGCTCTCGCTGGACTACGACGACACGCTGATGGCGGCCGCCGGCCACCAGGCCGAGGCGATCTTCGACCAGATCATTTCCAAGTACAAAGGCAATTACATCCTCGCGGTGGAAGGCAATCCGCCCCTGAACGAGGACGGCATGTTCTGCATCCACGGCGGCAAGCCCTTCGTCGAAGTGCTACGCCGCGTCGCCAAGGACGCCAAGGCGGTGATCGCCTGGGGCTCCTGCGCTTCCTGGGGCTGCGTGCAGGCGGCCAAGCCCAATCCCACCCAGGCCACGCCCATCCACAAGGTCATCGTCGACAAGCCCATCGTCAAGGTGCCGGGCTGCCCGCCCATCGCCGAGGTGATGACCGCGGTGGTCACCTACATGCTGACCTTCGACAAGATCCCCGAGCTGGACCGCCAGGGCCGGCCCAAAATGTTCTACGGCCAGCGCATCCACGACAAATGCTACCGCCGCCCGCATTTCGACGCCGGCCAGTTCGTCCAGGACTTCGACGACGAATACGCGCGCAAGGGCTATTGCCTGTACAAGGTCGGCTGCAAGGGCCCGACCACCTACAACGCCTGTTCCACCGTGCGTTGGAACGACGGCGTGTCCTTCCCCATCCAGTCCGGCCACGGCTGCATCGGCTGCTCGGAAGACGGCTTCTGGGACAAGGGCTCCTTTTATGACCGCGTCACCGGCATCCAGCAGTTCGGCATCGAATCCAACGCCGACACCGTGGGCGGCGTGGTGGCTGGCGGCATCGGCGCATCCGTCGCCGCGCATGCCGCGGTCAGCGCCCTGAAGAAGGCGCAGAACAAACCGTCGGACGGCGCGAACAACCGGGAGGGGAATTAA